A region from the Branchiostoma floridae strain S238N-H82 chromosome 9, Bfl_VNyyK, whole genome shotgun sequence genome encodes:
- the LOC118422973 gene encoding transmembrane protein 50B-like isoform X2, with product MAGCLDNFQWPKCDCIELGDKRNAIASISAGMLFFAGWWVIIDAAIQYPEQDKLHHAYHTCGVISTVAMFMINAVSNGQVRGDTYSTGCMGQTGARVWMFIGFLLAFGSLIGASWILIGGYVVNPSALHKQNQYAGVAVFLQNALIFFSAIVFKFGRTEDLWE from the exons ATGGCTGGATGTCTGGACAATTTCCAGTGGCCCAAGTGCGACTGTATCGAGCTGGGAGACAAGCGGAACGCCATCGCGTCCATATCTGCAGGAATGCTG TTCTTTGCTGGTTGGTGGGTGATTATTGATGCAGCCATACAGTACCCTGAACAGGACAAGCTTCACCACGCCTACCACACCTGCGGAGTCATATCAACTGTCGCCATGTTCAT GATAAATGCTGTATCCAATGGGCAGGTGAGAGGGGACACCTACAGCACAGGTTGTATGGGACAAACAG GGGCCAGAGTTTGGATGTTTATTGGATTCCTGCTCGCGTTCGGTTCCCTCATTGGTGCCTCCTGGATTCTCATTGGTGGTTACGTAGTGAACC CTTCAGCCCTCCACAAGCAGAACCAGTATGCAGGAGTTGCAGTCTTCCTGCAAAATGCACTCATCTTCTTCAG TGCAATAGTTTTCAAGTTTGGCAGGACGGAAGACCTGTGGGAATGA
- the LOC118422973 gene encoding transmembrane protein 50B-like isoform X1, with protein sequence MAGCLDNFQWPKCDCIELGDKRNAIASISAGMLFFAGWWVIIDAAIQYPEQDKLHHAYHTCGVISTVAMFMINAVSNGQVRGDTYSTGCMGQTGARVWLFLGFLLAFGSLIASCWVLFGGYVVSPSALHKQNQYAGVAVFLQNALIFFSAIVFKFGRTEDLWE encoded by the exons ATGGCTGGATGTCTGGACAATTTCCAGTGGCCCAAGTGCGACTGTATCGAGCTGGGAGACAAGCGGAACGCCATCGCGTCCATATCTGCAGGAATGCTG TTCTTTGCTGGTTGGTGGGTGATTATTGATGCAGCCATACAGTACCCTGAACAGGACAAGCTTCACCACGCCTACCACACCTGCGGAGTCATATCAACTGTCGCCATGTTCAT GATAAATGCTGTATCCAATGGGCAGGTGAGAGGGGACACCTACAGCACAGGTTGTATGGGACAAACAG GTGCCCGGGTGTGGTTGTTCCTGGGTTTTCTCCTTGCCTTTGGGTCACTCATCGCTTCCTGTTGGGTGCTCTTTGGTGGTTATGTAGTCTCAC CTTCAGCCCTCCACAAGCAGAACCAGTATGCAGGAGTTGCAGTCTTCCTGCAAAATGCACTCATCTTCTTCAG TGCAATAGTTTTCAAGTTTGGCAGGACGGAAGACCTGTGGGAATGA
- the LOC118423607 gene encoding hydroxyacid oxidase 2-like, with amino-acid sequence MGACMAVSTFSNSSAEDIMAASPHGLKWFQMYFMPNKVFTQHLIQKVERAGYKALVVTVDLPIVGKRYSDIRNKFQLPSHVTVPNLLALKDGSEQDSAKDGRNYGMGGSPQDPAFSWKDIDWLSSITKLPIILKGILTAEDAGIALDHPGVKGILVSNHGGRQLDGVPATIEALPEIVRAVGDKLEVYLDGGVRTGTDALKALALGARAVFLGRPVIWGLTFNGEEGVRQVMKILRDELDLAMALSGCCSLGDIQPTLVVREDAYSKL; translated from the exons ATGGGAGCCTGCATGGCTGTCAGCACTTTCTCCAACAGCTCCGCGGAGGACATCATGGCGGCCTCACCTCACGGTCTGAAGTGGTTCCAGATGTATTTCATGCCCAACAAAGTCTTCACACAGCATCTGATTCAGAAGGTGGAGAGGGCGGGATACAAGGCCTTAGTCGTCACTGTCG ACCTTCCCATAGTGGGAAAGCGGTACTCTGACATCAGGAACAAGTTTCAGCTCCCTTCACATGTGACTGTGCCCAACCTTCTAGCACTGAAGGACGGTTCAGAACAG GACAGTGCAAAGGATGGGCGGAACTATGGGATGGGCGGCAGCCCTCAGGACCCCGCCTTCTCCTGGAAGGACATTGATTGGCTGAGCTCCATCACCAAACTGCCAATCATACTGAAGGGAATCCTGACAGCAGAGGATGCTGGGATAGCCCTGGACCACCCAGGTGTAAAGGGGATTCTTGTGTCCAATCACGGAGGGAGACAACTGGATGGAGTTCCAGCTACT ATTGAGGCACTTCCAGAAATAGTCCGCGCAGTTGGAGACAAGTTAGAAGTGTACCTGGACGGAGGCGTGCGGACGGGAACTGACGCGCTGAAGGCGCTGGCACTCGGAGCGCGGGCAGTCTTCCTGGGCAGGCCTGTCATATGGGGACTTACCTTCAAT GGAGAAGAGGGTGTGAGACAAGTTATGAAAATTCTGAGGGATGAGTTGGACCTCGCCATGGCACTTTCTG GCTGCTGTTCTTTGGGTGACATTCAACCGACTTTGGTAGTGCGAGAGGATGCCTATAGTAAACTGTGA
- the LOC118423608 gene encoding nicotinamide N-methyltransferase-like: MAESKGTTEESVAEYYTQAFKPREYLDKHFSSFDGTDGKECVQLFIMNNLHQTLGSGAFQGKRLLDIGTGPSILSVLSASKYFSDITCSDYLEVCREELQKWVDGDPDAFDWGAYFRYVSKLEGNSSSPDDIAPRLRKSIKGVVHCDVKQSNPLCAESVDPFDVVVSSFCLELACDTPDQYRAGVGNMTSLVKHGGGLVILGDFKNNIIVETEKYADFDLNEAFLRDALVAHGCTDIEIRQVSMVDEWPCEFFHATARKV; this comes from the exons ATGGCTGAGTCGAAGGGAACCACAGAGGAGTCGGTAGCAGAGTATTACACCCAGGCCTTCAAACCGCGGGAGTACCTGGATAAACACTTCAGCTCCTTTGACGGGACAGACGGCAAGGAATGCGTCCAGCTTTTCATCATGAACAACCTCCACCAGACATTGGGCTCAG GGGCTTTCCAGGGAAAGCGACTGTTGGATATCGGCACAGGACCGTCCATTTTGAGCGTCCTGAGCGCAAGTAAATATTTTTCCGACATCACATGCTCTGACTACCTCGAG GTATGCCGGGAGGAGCTTCAGAAATGGGTAGACGGTGACCCGGACGCATTCGATTGGGGTGCGTATTTCCGGTATGTCAGCAAGCTGGAGGGGAACAG TTCAAGTCCAGACGACATCGCACCCCGTCTGCGTAAATCAATCAAGGGTGTGGTACACTGTGACGTCAAACAGAGCAACCCGCTTTGCGCTGAAAG TGTTGATCCGTTTGACGTGGTGGTGTCCTCCTTCTGCCTGGAGCTGGCGTGCGACACACCTGACCAGTATCGCGCAGGCGTGGGCAACATGACGTCACTCGTCAAACATGGCGGAGGGCTGGTCATCCTCGGCGACTTCAAAAACAACATCATCGTCGAGACAGAGAAGTATGCCGACTTCGATCTCAACGAGGCGTTTCTGCGTGACGCTCTTGTCGCACACGGCTGCACGGACATCGAGATCAGACAGGTGTCAATGGTTGACGAATGGCCGTGCGAATTCTTTCACGCCACCGCCAGGAAGGTCTAG
- the LOC118422574 gene encoding cathepsin L1-like, with translation MKLLIFVVCVAVATAIDPQWEAFKLLHGKQYNSLSEENARHSIFEENSKIVKQHNEEAAMGKHTFFMKMNKFGDLTTEEFRMIVIGSGFMQSNKTQQAEGGVFESLPGLKVDDTVDWRQKGAVTKVKNQEQCGSCWAFSATGSLEGQHFLKTNNLVSLSEQNLVDCSRREGNKGCKGGSMDQAFKYIKMNGGIDTEECYSYRGRDESMCRYKSSCSGATLSSYTDIKTGDEMALMQAVSTVGPISVAIDAGHKSFQLYHHGVYSEPKCSSKKLDHGVLAVGYGTNDGTDYWLVKNSWGEMWGMEGYVMMSRNKDNQCGIATDASYPVV, from the exons ATGAAGCTTTTGATCTTTGTCGTCTGTGTTGCCGTGGCAACAGCCATAGACCCTCAATGGGAGGCCTTCAAACTTCTTCATg GCAAACAATACAACAGCCTATCTGAAGAGAATGCTCGGCACTCCATCTTCGAGGAGAACAGCAAGATCGTGAAGCAGCACAACGAGGAGGCCGCCATGGGCAAACACACCTTCTTCATGAAGATGAACAAGTTTGGTGATCTG ACAACCGAGGAGTTCCGAATGATCGTGATCGGGTCAGGTTTCATGCAGTCCAACAAGACCCAGCAAGCCGAGGGGGGAGTCTTCGAGAGCCTGCCGGGACTGAAGGTCGACGACACCGTGGACTGGAGACAGAAAGGTGCGGTGACGAAGGTGAAGAACCAGGAGCAGTGCGGGTCCTGCTGGGCCTTCAGTGCG ACCGGCTCCCTGGAGGGTCAACACTTCCTGAAGACGAACAACCTGGTTTCCCTGAGTGAGCAGAACCTGGTGGACTGTTCTCGCAGAGAGGGGAACAAGGGCTGCAAGGGTGGGAGCATGGATCAGGCCTTCAAGTACATCAAGATGAACGGCGGCATCGATACTGAAGAGTGTTATTCTTACAGGGGAAGG GACGAGAGTATGTGCAGGTACAAGTCCAGCTGCAGTGGAGCCACCCTGTCCAGCTACACGGACATCAAGACTGGGGACGAGATGGCCCTCATGCAGGCTGTCAGCACTGTAGGGCCCATCTCTGTCGCCATAGACGCCGGACACAAGTCTTTCCAACTCTACCACCACG GTGTATACAGCGAGCCCAAGTGTAGTTCCAAGAAACTGGACCACGGTGTTCTGGCCGTAGGATATGGAACTAACGATGGAACCGACTACTGGCTCGTCAAGAACAG TTGGGGCGAGATGTGGGGCATGGAGGGATACGTCATGATGTCCCGCAACAAGGATAACCAGTGTGGAATCGCGACTGACGCCAGCTACCCTGTTGTCTAA
- the LOC118422576 gene encoding cathepsin L1-like, with protein sequence MKLLIFVVCVAVATAIDPQWEAFKLLHGKQYSEYEDGARYAIFQENSRIVKQHNEEAAMGKHTFFMRMNKFGDMTNEEFQMLVIGSGLLYSNKTQQTEGGVFESLPGLKVNDTVDWRQKGAVTKVKNQEQCGSCWAFSTTGSLEGQHFLKSGTLVSLSEQNLVDCSRKEGNKGCQGGLMDQAFKYIKTNGGIDTEECYPYKGKNERKCEYKSSCSGATLSSYVDIKTGDEDALMQASATIGPISVGIDASHPSFQLYDHGVYHEKRCSSKKLDHGVLVVGYGTDGEKDYWLVKNSWGEEWGMEGYIKMSRNKDNQCGIATQASYPVV encoded by the exons ATGAAGCTTTTGATCTTTGTTGTCTGTGTTGCCGTGGCAACGGCCATAGATCCTCAATGGGAGGCCTTCAAACTTCTTCATG GCAAGCAGTACAGTGAGTACGAGGACGGTGCCAGATACGCCATATTCCAGGAGAACAGCAGGATTGTGAAACAGCACAATGAGGAGGCCGCCATGGGCAAACACACCTTCTTCATGAGGATGAACAAGTTCGGCGATATG ACAAACGAGGAGTTCCAGATGCTCGTGATCGGGTCAGGTCTGTTGTACTCCAACAAGACCCAGCAAACCGAGGGGGGAGTCTTTGAGAGCCTGCCGGGACTGAAGGTCAACGACACCGTGGACTGGAGACAGAAAGGTGCGGTGACGAAGGTGAAGAACCAGGAGCAGTGCGGGTCCTGCTGGGCCTTCAGTACG ACCGGCTCTCTGGAGGGTCAACACTTCCTGAAGTCAGGCACACTGGTTTCCCTGAGTGAACAGAACCTGGTGGACTGCTCCCGTAAGGAGGGGAACAAGGGTTGCCAGGGCGGTCTGATGGATCAGGCCTTCAAGTACATCAAGACCAACGGTGGCATCGACACTGAAGAGTGCTACCCATACAAAGGAAAG AACGAGAGAAAGTGCGAGTACAAGTCGAGCTGCAGCGGAGCCACCCTGTCCAGCTACGTTGACATCAAGACTGGAGACGAGGACGCCCTGATGCAGGCTTCCGCCACCATCGGGCCCATCTCTGTCGGCATTGACGCTAGCCACCCCTCCTTCCAGCTGTACGACCACG GTGTTTACCACGAGAAGAGATGCAGCTCCAAGAAGCTGGACCACGGTGTGCTTGTTGTGGGCTATGGTACTGATGGCGAGAAAGACTACTGGCTCGTCAAGAACAG cTGGGGCGAGGAGTGGGGCATGGAGGGCTACATCAAGATGTCCCGCAACAAGGATAACCAGTGCGGCATCGCAACTCAAGCCAGCTACCCTGTTGTCTAA